The DNA window CTTTTAACTCTGTGAGGAGcaatacacagaagaaaatatgctaatgtgaaacttttcagaaatacttatgCTGGCTCTGAAATGTTATGAATTAGTCCTCTGCACAAGCAAAGTGATTACCCTTCATTTTGGACAGTTGCATTATTTTGTCTTGACTAACAAAGCGTGAGCTGTAAAAAATACTAGCCTGCATGGACTGAGgtagtttttttcctcaattaattaatattcaaatattaatgCATTTCCTTCATAATTTCTTTAGTCAATATACAGATTAGCTTCCTCTTGGAAATGATAAtgaacaggattttttaaagtatatagACTATGCACGAGCAGTAAAATCTGATAGCAATCTGACAGTCTGAATCCATCTCGAGTCCTTTTTGgaggtaaaaagaaagaaaaaaaattacgcTGCAAGGTTGGGTTGGGgaattgaaaatataaattttgtgatgaaaacTAGTTAAACTTACATGTACCACATAATCTTGCAGTGAATCCTTAGCAGTTGTTTTGCCTTTAAAGCTAGATTTTCATGTATAGCTTTCAATATGCTATAAACGATAAGGGGATGTTGAAGAATAAATTTCTGTAACATGTGATCATGTCATATGTGTATATTTCTAACCTTTTTTGGGATGATTATCCTTTTTTATAGCCTTGGTCTCTAACTTTGTAATTCTACTGTTCAGAGCTTTGTCCTCTCCtccattttatgttttttcttctcctccattTTATGCTGCCTTTTCTTAGGTATCCTGTCTATATTTGATAACCATACCTAAAGCCCTATTTTTTCACCCCACTTGTCCGTTGCCATGCCTTACTTGTTTCcgtcaaaataaaaatgaccaCGACTTCTGTCAGCCAGAACTCTGAAGCTCTGAGTTCATTAATTCTGTGGTATTAATTTTTACGCCACAGTATCAGGCCAGTGATATTACTTCGGATCACACACCAAAACTCTAAGCATTCGTTCTTCACGGTATCATGAGGCCTAATATTGTATGTGCACAGTGTGTTACAATtgagggcctgatcctgcagccAGTATGATTTTCGTTTTGACCTCAACTTGGGCATAATTGAGACCTGAGTATACAAACGCGTATTTTTACAACACAGTGACCAGACAACCCACGGTGCCGGGGAACTGAGAAGGCAGAATCCCCCGATCGCCCATGCTCTGCATCCATACGGAAGGAGACGGACACGCTGCCAAGTGGGTAGCTGGGTTTGCAGGAAAGGACTAGCTTGCTTAATATCacaataagtaaaaaaaaaaggaaaaaaaaaatccagtgatgATCTCAAATGTTGTGCAAttcaaataaacataaaatgtgATGCGGTGAGATGTGATAGTCTAATCTTACCCTTCTTACCGTGACAAAACTTGAATCGGCCTCCAAAGCTGGACTGAGCTCTTAGGTGACTGATTGCAATTAGTGAGAGCTATACAGAGACAAAATTCCTAACGGCTTTTCGATTAAATCAGCTAGCAGTCAATCACCGTGAATAGTTCAGATGAAATGAAAGGTGTTTGTTCAAAGCTCTTTCCTAGGAAGAAGCCCGGTCGTCTGACAGCACCGCCAACCTGCAAGTGGATTGCAGCACAGGTCGGCAGATGATCGAAGGAGCAGACTATACTCACTGTTTTATAGGAAGTTACTCTGGAATATCGTACTTTACATGCACTGCTATCTGACCTGCTCTTATTAACAACACCAAGACAagtaatgttaaaaatgtaGAGGGGAAAATGCCCTGGGTTTctattattttacatatttggCAGTAATTTGCAAAGTCTGTTGGTTTTGCACCTTGTGTTGTCTGATACCTATttgcagtgggaaaaaaagggttATCTTTTTGACATTAtatagctgttattttaaaatcatgcatCTGGCAGAGGCCTTTagcttttactcatttttttttaggctGAGCAGCTTTCAGCGTTGAATTTCCCTTTAAGAAATGTTCAGCAGAAACATTTGTTCCATAAAGAAAGCCAGATTACACAGTAATGTTCTTGTCCATTCACAACAGCCACGCACAAAGAAGAAGGTGATATCGAAAACATTTAACATACTTCAACTCCAAAGGTTGTATACATCATGATTCATGCGACATAGTAAGGCCTTTACCTATGTTTTATTAGTTCAATCCTAATTTGGTCCTTAGCTGAGATATAAACACACAGCATGCCAttgtaaaaattaactttaagtTTTTGGGGAGCTATGGTAACATTTcaacatgtaaaaaataaaatgttaatgcaaTATGTTAATGCCTCACTTTAGGAATTTATTAGCTTAACCTGAACATGGTTTTAGGTGGCATTTTGTACCTCTTTACTAAATCACCAGTGAAAGCTGTTATCATCTGTCACTATTTTACATACGTCAAAATCTGCAAAGCTGTTACCAAAATGCTACAGCAATTTTAGTTACAACTTTATTTTGAGTCTAAGCTTCCGTTTCAGCTAGccataggggggaaaaaaaaaaaaaagtggtttgatACGCATAtctataggggaaaaaatagctcATGACAGACATATCTAAGAGTAGacatttcagaaggaaaataacttataggggaaaggagaagactCTGTTCCTGATGTTTTAAGCAGGTCTGCAGAAATGTATAGCTTGAATTTGTGGACTTTAAACCTTCACACCAATATATGCACTTCAAAGACGTATTGAGGCAGCAGCGCTTTAGGGATTTAATGAGATATAACCGCTTTTCAGAtgtattaagaaagaaaagccccGGCGAGATAAATACGCCCCAATGAACCTTTGCTGAGCCAGGCGCCGCATCCTTTCCCCGAATTTGGGGCAGAAACAAGCATCACCTCCCACTGCAAACCCCAAGGaccggggggggagggggatgcaTTTCAGCCACTCGTGCATAAGACACGcgtgggcgggggggggggggggggggggggggaagcgggagGAGGCGTCGCTCGCCGAGGGCTCCGCGGCCGCGGAGCCCTCGGCGAGCGACGCCTCCTcccgcttcccccccctccccgcccgccccacGCCGGGCGGCTCCGCCTCGTCGCGGCGATCAGCTGCGCGCGCGTCACGTGGGCGCGTGTCGAAGGTCACGGCGCCCACAATGGAGCTGTCGGCGTACGCGCAGGGCGGGTGGAGGTTGTTGGGAGACCCCCGTTGTTTTCCCCGCCGTTCTTACGCTTCTCTCCTCCGCGCCGCTTTCCGTAGCCTCCTCGATCACTCCCATGCCGGGTTGGGTAAGGCGTGGGGAGAATCGGAGTGGCGTGGGGAAAGGCGGCGTGGGGGAGGGTGCGGGCCGCGGTGGTGCGCGGAGCGCGCAAACGGGAGCCGCGCTTCTTCCTCTAGCGACGCCCCACGCGTGTGTCAGCGTGTAGACACGCGTGTCCGGGCTGCATTAGCCGGCGtccacacacacgcacgcacgcacacgGGGCGGCTCCCACATGGAGCGTCGCCCGTGGACGGCTCCAGGGTGCCGCTGCGCGGGGTGTCATCGCTAATGCGCGCCTGCTTCATTAAAGCTTAAACGCGTCGAAAataaggggggggaggggggggagcggcCCAGGACGGGGTCCCCCGCGCGTCCGTGTCCGCGTGGAGGGGCAAGCAGGCGGGGCGGTTTTCCCCTGCCGCTCCGCTGCGAccgtgtggggtttttttttcccgcGTGTGGACGCTTCCTATGGCAACCCCGGCGTGAAGGTATTACGGCCGTGTAATTAATTTGGTGGTATTAATGACACAGCCGCCGCCTCCGCGCGCGGAGAGAGCCGCCGGTGCCGGTCGGGGGGCGGCTGCATCCCCGGTCCCCCGCCTGGCCGGTGGCTCCGGCTCCGCTCCTCGCCTTTGGCGACAGGCTGCTGAGAAGCGCGGACTGGGCTTGGAGAGGAAATTgaaggtttcctttttttttttttttttttgtcttccccccccccctttttttttttttttttttttaccggGCAGGCGATGCAGAGGCGGCGGGGCGTGCATCGCCGGGCAGCCCCGCCTGGTACCGCTTGCACCGGCCAGTGCTtcatcctctctcctcctcctcacacctTACCTACCTGCTCCGTCCTTTCTCTCTAAAACAccaaatgtgtttcattttgaagtgttttacGGGAAAAATAACCGTTCGAAGGGCGAGCAGCAGCTTTTGGTACCGTGTGCTGGGATTTGGCAAATAAGTGTCATCagtaattcatttattttagacGATCCAGACCTGAAAGATATTGACCCTACGGTATTAAAACATTGCCATGCTGCGGCTGCAACGTGTATTCTGGAGGCAGGAAAGCAGAATGCTGACATATCTGCTATAAGGTACTAACACTTTGAAGCTCCCTCATTTCTCTAGCAGTTGCAACTTTAAGCTGTACTGCTGAGTTAATGTTAACAGAAAACTGATAAATTCTTTTTCCCTGTAGCACGTGTCTAGAAGACTGTAAACTGGATAAAGAGAGAATAGAACAATTTTGCACCGAATATCAGGTTTTTAAACcaattttaacatatttatgttttctttctctcatagGAGTTTATTGAACctagcaaatttttttttattttttttttttttcttcagaaaaacaaggatGCTTTGGAAATCCTATTGGGAAGGTAGGTGACTCAGTCAGCACAGATACATAGTTTCAATTACAGCTACTTTGAAACTGTCCTGGAAAACACCTATGGGTACTTTAGGTGATTAAGAAATAttgttccatttaaaaaaggaaaaaaaaaaattggacatttttaagaaactttggaaaacagctgttgaaacttttcttcctccttttggAATTATGCTCTTAAGAAATGTTATGAACTTTTCAAGAAGCATTATAAGGATcatgaaaaagttatttattgCTGGACAGCTTGAGAacatgatgttttcttttagtgTAGGGAGCTTGTAACTGTTGTGTCTTTCAGCATAGGCAGATCTCCTCTCCATATAACTGATGTGTCTTGGCGCTTGGAATATCAGATCAAGGTAATTTTACCACATCAAGGTGTTTCTTTAGCCTGTTTCAGTGCTGAGACCTGACTTGTTTCTATGCTCTTTGTTTGTAATTTAGAGCAATCAACTTCATAAAACTTACCAGCCTTCCTACTTGGTGACCTTAAACGTAGAGGTACTGTACTCCTAGCACCTTCAGAGGAAACAATGcaatttcacaatttttttttttttttaataaaacaggctctttttttttttttttttttgtccttcagaGCAGTGATTCAGGATCACACCCAGATGTTAGGTTTAGTTGCACAATGGAGCAGTTACAGGTACTTCTTTCCTTCATCATTGTTTCTATGCTTGGCTCAAGTTGTGGatgtaaatgtttttaacaaCTTGCCaatcaaaatgaaatcatatatagtattattaaaaaaaaaaaagaatccagcACTTGGGAGGGTAGGGGAGAATCTTCTATAAAAATTGGGTGTAGTTTTCTTGTCTTCTCAAATAAAGTTGCAAAGAAACTGATTTTAGTTGCATGGGAAGTGTTTTACATATGtgcataaatattttgtctgtttCATAACtgtaatatatatgtgtatgtgtgtgtgtataggggaggaaattaatcatttttctgaaagtctgaTTTCCCGTGCTTTAGAGAAATGATTAAAGAAGCTGGTTCAATGATTTAAATGTGTCATGATTAAAAATAGAGAACGAAGTGAAGGCTCTTCAGTGGTGTTAATGACATGTAAGAAATGTACTGAAACAAACGTTGATCTTTGTTTAGCGATTTAAATGTGTAACTGAACAATAGAGGTATTGTAATGCTTGGAAGTGACCAAACTCTGGAGGATTGGGGAGAGGggttgggggaagaggaaaagcaagataTTAAAACATCAGGTTTACACCTAATGTGTGTCTCGAAAGTCATCCTTCTCTTACTAATGAGTGCTTTTTAATCGGTTTGCTGACTTAGTTAAATCTGAGGTACTTTGGCTGAAGAATGGTCCTAGGACAAAATTccactcaaaatattttttcagtattttagaaatgtagATAGTACTTCAAAGCCTAGAGCAAATGTCAGCGTCAAGCATCGTATTATACTGATAAAATCTACGCGTTAAGAGTAGTGATCTAGTTTAATAGATAATATATCTTAAAAGGTGTTACCCTTCAGTTCCCACTTTTCTTACTATGTTGTAAAATGGGAAGCTATTTAATTACTTGCTGACATTGTTCATCAGTTGCAACATTTCTTTGTGGTATAAGGTGCTGGTTTCCCCTGCCCgtctgtatgaaaaaaaaaatactctgttccTCTAgctgaccttttaaaaaatatgtttattctaAGACAGTATTTCATCTCTTAGGATTTAGTTGGAAAACTAAAAGATGCTGCAAAAAGTCTAGAAAGAGCGACTCAGATGTGATTGAAGGAAGGTGTCAGCCTGCTGAGCTGAAGTACTCTCATTCCTAAGAGTGTCTTCTAAATGACAAATGTCTTTCATCTCTTCAtgcaaactgttctttttttttttttttttttaagtccttggATGCAAATTCAGTGAAATAACTGTTTTGTATGACCACACTTGGTATTCCTTGCTCgtgtcatattttttttaattaactcttgttaaatatttgcttaactGTTGTGTCTTGAAAGCGTTCCTTCTGTTTCGTGTATTTTTAGAATTgtcactgattatttttctctgagatTTAATAAAGTTTATTCGCTCCTGTTCTGTAATTTCTGTGGGGGAATTAGCTGTACCTAAAAGTCAGATGCTAAGCGTTAGACCGGCTCCGAGGCGAAAATCCCTTCCTCCCgtgccgctgctgctgcggcgCGTTTGCTAAATTGCCCGTCGCGCTTTGTTACTTCCCTCCAACCGATCTTACATCTCCTGTAAGAATAAAGGTCGGTCCCCGGCGCGGGAGGCAAAAAGgactttaatttcattttatggaGCCGGGGCGCCTCACGGAAAGCCGGCAGCCCGCGGAGCTGAGCGGAGCCGGGTGTCGGCTCCGGCTCGACGGCATCTTTCCCCCTCGCGGTgccgctccgcgcccgccgGCGGGGCCGCTGCCCTCCTCTGCCGCTGTCTCTGGGCCGCCCCGGCTCCGGGGGCCGCCGCGGAGCCCGCCCGCACCTGCCGGCGGGGGGAAAAGCGGCCCCGCGGAAAAAGCGCGGCGGCAGGCGGCCCCTCGCCGCCCCTCCGCAGCACCCGGCGCGGAGCCGGGCGCTTCCCTCCCCGCTCCTCCGCGCCCCGGCTGCGGGCAGCGTCTCGCCCTCGGCACCCGCGAGGGTttccccgctcccctcccgcccGCTCCGGCGGCGGCGCTCGGCGCTCCCCGTCCCCTCCGCGGGGCGGGGGACACCGCGGGTCCCCGCGACacccgctcccgccgccgctcggggggggggggcgccggggccggggggtgggCCGCGGCTCCGGGCGGGAAAGCGTCGGAGCGGCCCCCGCGGGGACGTGTCGCCCCGACGCCAGCAGCCCCGGGTGGGCGCGGCGGGGCGAGCGGTGCGTCCCGCGGCCGCGTGCGGGCGGCGGGCTGGGCGCACGAGGCGGCGGGGGCTCGAGGCCGCGGCGTGGTACCCCGCGGGGGCACGCTCcgcggcgggacggggcggccGCGCGTGTCGGGGGCCGCGGGTGGGAGCGCGCAACAAGTGCGCGGAAGGAGGCGAGGGCTGCGAGGGAAGGGGGACGGGGGCGGCGTGTGGGGCCGGCGGGTGtgcgggcagggagggctgcggcgtggggaggatggagagggcAGGGCGGGGGACGCACGTCGGGGGGTTGGTCGGGGGGAGGCAGGCGGCGCTCGGGatggggggcggccgggggggggggggaagacgggcggagcggggggggggggcgcggagcCCGGAGGGGAGCAGGGGC is part of the Balearica regulorum gibbericeps isolate bBalReg1 chromosome 2, bBalReg1.pri, whole genome shotgun sequence genome and encodes:
- the COMMD3 gene encoding COMM domain-containing protein 3, yielding MELSAYAQGGWRLLGDPRCFPRRSYASLLRAAFRSLLDHSHAGLDDPDLKDIDPTVLKHCHAAAATCILEAGKQNADISAISTCLEDCKLDKERIEQFCTEYQKNKDALEILLGSIGRSPLHITDVSWRLEYQIKSNQLHKTYQPSYLVTLNVESSDSGSHPDVRFSCTMEQLQDLVGKLKDAAKSLERATQM